One Silene latifolia isolate original U9 population chromosome 4, ASM4854445v1, whole genome shotgun sequence DNA segment encodes these proteins:
- the LOC141652522 gene encoding tryptophan synthase alpha chain-like isoform X1, with amino-acid sequence MAAAFKTTSFLQQNRFETSFLLPISSPSRKFTNVSIRKPFTTMAALTTAQPTVGLSETFSRLKQQKKVALIPYITAGDPDLSTTAEALKVLDACGCDIIELGVPYSDPLADGPVIQAAATRALARGTNYDAIISMLRDVVPQLSCPLALFTYYNPILKRGVGNFMCTIKDIGVHGLVVPDVPLEETESLRKEALKNGIELVLLTTPTTPRDRMKSIVEVSEGFVYLVSSVGVTGARADVSSRVQQLLSDIKEATDKPVAVGFGISKPEHVKQVAGWGADGVIVGSAIVKILAEANSPEEGLKELEKFTKSLKAALL; translated from the exons ATGGCAGCTGCCTTCAAGACTACCTCATTTCTTCAACAAAACCGTTTCGAAACCTCGTTTCTTCTTCCAATTTCTTCACCTTCTCGCAAATTTACCAACGTTTCTATAAGAAAACCTTTCACAACAATGGCGGCTCTTACTACTGCACAACCCACTGTTGGTCTTTCTGAAACGTTCAGCAGATTGAAACAGCAGAAAAAG GTTGCTCTTATCCCATACATCACAGCTGGGGATCCTGATTTGTCAACCACTGCAGAAGCATTGAAAGTGCTTGACGCTTGTGGTTGCGATATCATTGAACTAGGTGTACCATACTCCGATCCACTGGCAGATGGTCCCGTTATTCAG GCTGCTGCCACACGAGCTTTGGCTCGAGGAACAAACTATGATGCTATTATTTCCATGCTTAGAGAT GTTGTGCCACAACTTTCATGTCCGCTTGCATTGTTTACCTATTATAATCCGATACTCAAGCGTGGAGTTGGAAATTTCATGTGCACTATAAAAGATATTGGTGTTCATG GATTAGTTGTCCCTGATGTTCCTCTCGAGGAGACAGAATCCCTAAGAAAGGAGGCTCTTAAGAATGGGATTGAACTG GTACTCTTGACAACACCAACAACTCCCCGGGATAGAATGAAATCAATTGTTGAAGTTTCAGAAGGCTTTGTCTACCTT GTGAGTTCGGTTGGAGTTACAGGCGCACGTGCGGATGTTAGTAGCCGAGTTCAACAACTTCTTTCCGATATAAAAGAG GCCACCGATAAACCTGTAGCTGTTGGATTTGGCATCTCGAAACCCGAGCACGTGAAACAG GTGGCTGGATGGGGTGCTGACGGAGTGATTGTGGGAAGTGCCATCGTGAAGATATTGGCTGAAGCCAATTCACCCGAAGAAGGTTTGAAGGAACTCGAGAAATTCACCAAGTCTCTTAAAGCCGCCCTCCTCTAG
- the LOC141652522 gene encoding tryptophan synthase alpha chain-like isoform X2 translates to MAAAFKSTSFLQQNRFETSFLLPISSPSRKFSNVSIRKPFTTMAALTTAQPTVGLSETFSRLKQQKKVALIPYITAGDPDLSTTAEALKVLDACGCDIIELGVPYSDPLADGPVIQAAATRALARGTNYDAIISMLRDVVPQLSCPLALFTYYNPILKRGVGNFMCTIKDIGVHGLVVPDVPLEETESLRKEALKNGIELVLLTTPTTPRDRMKSIVEVSEGFVYLVSSVGVTGARADVSSRVQQLLSDIKEATDKPVAVGFGISKPEHVKQVAGWGADGVIVGSAIVKILAEANSPEEGLKELEKFTKSLKAALL, encoded by the exons ATGGCAGCTGCCTTCAAGTCTACCTCATTTCTTCAACAAAACCGTTTCGAAACCTCGTTTCTTCTTCCAATTTCTTCACCTTCTCGCAAATTTTCCAACGTTTCTATAAGAAAACCTTTCACAACAATGGCGGCTCTTACTACTGCACAACCCACTGTTGGTCTTTCTGAAACGTTCAGCAGATTGAAACAGCAGAAAAAG GTTGCTCTTATCCCATACATCACAGCTGGGGATCCTGATTTGTCAACCACTGCAGAAGCATTGAAAGTGCTTGACGCTTGTGGTTGCGATATCATTGAACTAGGTGTACCATACTCCGATCCACTGGCAGATGGTCCCGTTATTCAG GCTGCTGCCACACGAGCTTTGGCTCGAGGAACAAACTATGATGCTATTATTTCCATGCTTAGAGAT GTTGTGCCACAACTTTCATGTCCGCTTGCATTGTTTACCTATTATAATCCGATACTCAAGCGTGGAGTTGGAAATTTCATGTGCACTATAAAAGATATTGGTGTTCATG GATTAGTTGTCCCTGATGTTCCTCTCGAGGAGACAGAATCCCTAAGAAAGGAGGCTCTTAAGAATGGGATTGAACTG GTACTCTTGACAACACCAACAACTCCCCGGGATAGAATGAAATCAATTGTTGAAGTTTCAGAAGGCTTTGTCTACCTT GTGAGTTCGGTTGGAGTTACAGGCGCACGTGCGGATGTTAGTAGCCGAGTTCAACAACTTCTTTCCGATATAAAAGAG GCCACCGATAAACCTGTAGCTGTTGGATTTGGCATCTCGAAACCCGAGCACGTGAAACAG GTGGCTGGATGGGGTGCTGACGGAGTGATTGTGGGAAGTGCCATCGTGAAGATATTGGCTGAAGCCAATTCACCCGAAGAAGGTTTGAAGGAACTCGAGAAATTCACCAAGTCTCTTAAAGCCGCCCTCCTCTAG